One window from the genome of Erwinia sorbitola encodes:
- the rpmC gene encoding 50S ribosomal protein L29, which yields MKATELREKSVEELNTELLNLLREQFNLRMQAASGQLQQTHVLKNVRRDVARVKTLLTEKAGA from the coding sequence ATGAAAGCTACTGAGCTGCGTGAAAAAAGCGTTGAAGAGCTCAACACTGAGCTGCTTAACCTGTTGCGTGAGCAGTTTAACCTGCGCATGCAAGCTGCATCCGGCCAACTTCAACAGACTCATGTGTTGAAGAATGTTCGTCGTGATGTTGCGCGCGTTAAGACTTTACTGACTGAGAAGGCAGGTGCGTAA
- the rpsQ gene encoding 30S ribosomal protein S17 has product MTDKIRTLQGRVTSDKMEKSIVVAIERVVKHPIYGKFIKRTTKLHVHDENNESGIGDVVEVRECRPLSKSKSWTLVRVVEKAIL; this is encoded by the coding sequence ATGACCGATAAAATCCGTACTCTGCAAGGTCGTGTGACAAGTGACAAAATGGAGAAATCCATTGTTGTTGCTATCGAACGCGTAGTGAAGCACCCGATCTACGGGAAATTCATTAAGCGTACGACCAAGCTGCACGTACACGACGAGAACAACGAAAGTGGTATCGGCGACGTGGTTGAAGTCCGCGAATGCCGTCCACTGTCTAAGAGTAAATCTTGGACGCTGGTTCGCGTTGTAGAGAAAGCGATTCTGTAA
- the rplN gene encoding 50S ribosomal protein L14: MIQEQTMLNVADNSGARRVMCIKVLGGSHRRYAGVGDIIKITIKEAIPRGKVKKGDVLKAVVVRTRKGVRRPDGSVIRFDGNACVILNNNSEQPIGTRIFGPVTRELRTEKFMKIISLAPEVL; encoded by the coding sequence ATGATCCAAGAACAGACTATGCTGAACGTCGCCGACAACTCCGGTGCACGTCGCGTAATGTGTATCAAGGTTCTGGGTGGCTCGCACCGTCGCTACGCAGGCGTAGGCGACATCATCAAAATTACCATCAAGGAAGCAATTCCTCGCGGTAAGGTTAAGAAGGGTGATGTGCTGAAAGCGGTAGTGGTGCGCACCAGGAAGGGTGTTCGTCGCCCGGACGGTTCTGTCATTCGCTTCGATGGTAATGCATGCGTTATTTTAAATAATAACAGTGAGCAGCCTATCGGAACGCGTATTTTTGGGCCGGTAACTCGTGAACTTCGTACTGAAAAGTTCATGAAAATTATCTCTCTGGCACCAGAAGTACTCTAA
- the rplX gene encoding 50S ribosomal protein L24 — protein MAAKIRRDDEVIVLTGKDKGKRGKVKNVLSSGKLIVEGINLVKKHQKPVPALNQPGGIVEKEAAIQVSNVALFNSATGKADRVGFRFEDGKKVRFFKSNSETIK, from the coding sequence ATGGCAGCTAAAATCCGTCGCGATGACGAAGTTATCGTGCTGACCGGCAAAGATAAAGGTAAGCGCGGTAAAGTAAAAAATGTTCTGTCTTCAGGCAAACTGATTGTTGAAGGTATCAACCTGGTGAAGAAACATCAGAAGCCGGTTCCGGCTCTGAACCAACCAGGTGGCATCGTTGAAAAAGAAGCTGCAATTCAAGTTTCTAACGTTGCTCTCTTCAACTCGGCAACCGGCAAGGCTGACCGTGTAGGCTTTAGATTCGAAGACGGCAAAAAAGTCCGTTTCTTCAAATCGAATAGCGAAACTATCAAGTAA
- the rplE gene encoding 50S ribosomal protein L5 produces MAKLHDYYKDEVVKQLMTEFNYNSVMQVPRVEKITLNMGVGEAIADKKLLDNAAADLAAISGQKPFITKARKSVAGFKIRQGYPIGCKVTLRGERMWEFFERLISIAVPRIRDFRGLSAKSFDGRGNYSMGVREQIIFPEIDYDKVDRVRGLDITITTTAKSDDEGRALLAAFNFPFRK; encoded by the coding sequence ATGGCGAAACTGCATGATTACTACAAAGACGAAGTAGTTAAACAACTCATGACTGAGTTTAACTACAATTCTGTCATGCAAGTCCCTCGGGTCGAGAAGATCACCCTGAACATGGGTGTTGGTGAAGCGATCGCTGACAAAAAGCTGCTGGATAATGCAGCAGCCGATTTGGCAGCAATCTCCGGTCAAAAGCCGTTTATCACCAAAGCACGCAAATCAGTTGCAGGCTTCAAAATCCGTCAGGGCTATCCGATCGGCTGTAAAGTAACTCTGCGTGGCGAACGCATGTGGGAGTTCTTTGAGCGTCTGATTTCTATTGCTGTTCCACGTATCCGTGACTTCCGTGGCTTGTCCGCTAAGTCATTCGATGGCCGTGGTAACTACAGCATGGGCGTTCGTGAGCAGATCATCTTCCCAGAAATCGACTATGACAAAGTCGACCGCGTTCGTGGTTTGGATATCACCATTACCACTACTGCGAAATCTGATGATGAAGGCCGCGCACTTTTGGCTGCTTTTAACTTCCCGTTCCGCAAGTAA
- the rpsN gene encoding 30S ribosomal protein S14, with protein MAKQSMKAREVVRVKLADKYRAKREELKAIISSVNSSDEDRWNAVLKLQTLPRDSSPSRQRKRCRQTGRPHGYVGKFGLSRIKLREAAMRGEVPGLKKASW; from the coding sequence ATGGCTAAGCAATCGATGAAAGCACGCGAAGTCGTTCGCGTGAAACTGGCTGACAAGTACCGCGCTAAACGCGAGGAACTGAAAGCTATCATTTCTAGTGTGAACTCATCCGACGAAGATCGTTGGAATGCTGTTCTGAAGCTGCAAACTCTGCCGCGTGATTCCAGCCCGTCTCGTCAGCGCAAGCGCTGCCGCCAAACTGGACGTCCACATGGTTATGTGGGCAAATTCGGTCTGAGCCGTATCAAGTTGCGTGAAGCCGCCATGCGCGGTGAAGTACCTGGCTTGAAAAAGGCTAGCTGGTAA
- the rpsH gene encoding 30S ribosomal protein S8, whose protein sequence is MSMQDPIADMLTRIRNGQAANKVAVTMPSSKLKLAIANVLKEEGYIEEFKIEGDTKPELELTLKYFQGKAVVESIQRVSRPGLRIYKRKDELPKVMAGLGIAVISTSKGVMTDRAARQAGLGGEIICYVA, encoded by the coding sequence ATGAGCATGCAAGATCCGATCGCGGATATGCTGACCCGTATCCGTAACGGTCAAGCCGCGAACAAAGTTGCGGTCACCATGCCTTCCTCCAAGCTGAAATTGGCTATTGCCAACGTGCTGAAGGAAGAAGGCTATATTGAAGAATTTAAAATCGAAGGCGACACCAAGCCTGAACTGGAACTGACTTTAAAGTATTTCCAGGGCAAGGCAGTGGTAGAGAGCATTCAGCGTGTAAGCCGTCCTGGTCTGCGTATCTACAAACGCAAAGACGAACTGCCAAAAGTTATGGCTGGACTGGGTATCGCTGTTATTTCTACCTCTAAAGGTGTTATGACCGATCGTGCAGCTCGCCAGGCAGGTCTTGGCGGCGAAATTATCTGCTACGTAGCTTAA
- the rplF gene encoding 50S ribosomal protein L6 — translation MSRVAKAPVAIPAGVEVKLDGQVISIKGKNGELTRTLNKAVEVKHADNALTFAPREGFVDGWAQAGTSRALLNGMVIGVTEGFTKKLQLVGVGYRAAVKGNSVSLALGFSHPVDHALPAGITAECPTQTEIVLKGADKQLIGQVAADIRAYRRPEPYKGKGVRYADEVVRTKEAKKK, via the coding sequence ATGTCTCGTGTTGCTAAAGCACCAGTCGCGATTCCTGCCGGCGTAGAGGTAAAACTCGACGGTCAGGTAATTTCGATTAAAGGTAAAAACGGCGAGCTGACTCGTACGCTCAACAAAGCCGTAGAAGTTAAGCATGCTGACAACGCCCTGACTTTCGCTCCGCGCGAAGGTTTTGTGGATGGTTGGGCGCAGGCTGGTACTTCACGCGCTCTGCTGAACGGTATGGTTATCGGTGTTACCGAAGGCTTCACTAAGAAGCTGCAGCTGGTTGGTGTAGGTTATCGTGCAGCCGTTAAAGGCAACTCTGTGAGCTTAGCCCTGGGCTTCTCTCACCCTGTTGACCATGCGCTGCCGGCGGGTATCACTGCTGAATGTCCAACTCAGACTGAAATCGTGCTGAAAGGCGCTGATAAACAGCTGATTGGTCAGGTTGCAGCCGATATACGCGCCTACCGTCGTCCTGAGCCTTATAAAGGCAAGGGTGTTCGTTACGCCGACGAAGTCGTGCGTACCAAAGAGGCTAAGAAGAAGTAA
- the rplR gene encoding 50S ribosomal protein L18, protein MDKKSARIRRATRARRKLKELGATRLVVHRTPRHIYAQVIAPNGSEVLVAASTVEKAISEQLKYTGNKDAAAAVGKAVAERAIEKGITGVSFDRSGFQYHGRVQALADAAREAGLQF, encoded by the coding sequence ATGGATAAGAAATCTGCTCGTATCCGTCGTGCGACCCGCGCACGTCGCAAGCTCAAAGAGCTGGGTGCTACTCGCCTGGTGGTACATCGTACCCCGCGTCATATTTACGCACAGGTAATCGCACCTAACGGTTCTGAAGTCCTGGTCGCTGCTTCTACTGTAGAAAAAGCTATCAGTGAGCAATTGAAGTACACTGGAAACAAAGACGCTGCTGCTGCTGTAGGTAAAGCAGTTGCTGAACGCGCAATCGAAAAAGGCATCACTGGTGTTTCTTTCGACCGTTCTGGTTTCCAATATCATGGTCGAGTCCAGGCACTGGCAGATGCTGCCCGTGAAGCTGGCCTACAGTTCTAA
- the rpsE gene encoding 30S ribosomal protein S5 — protein MAHIEKQAGELQEKLIAVNRVSKTVKGGRIFSFTALTVVGDGNGRIGFGYGKAREVPAAIQKAMEKARRNMISVALNNGTLQHPVKGVHTGSRVFMQPAHEGTGIIAGGAMRAVLEVAGVHNVLAKAYGSTNPINVVRATLDGLTNMNSPEMVAAKRGKSVEDILG, from the coding sequence ATGGCACACATCGAAAAACAAGCTGGCGAACTGCAGGAAAAGCTGATCGCGGTAAATCGTGTATCTAAAACCGTTAAAGGTGGTCGTATTTTCTCCTTCACAGCTCTGACTGTTGTTGGTGATGGTAATGGCCGCATTGGTTTTGGTTACGGTAAAGCGCGTGAAGTTCCAGCAGCGATCCAGAAAGCGATGGAAAAAGCTCGTCGCAATATGATCAGCGTCGCGCTGAACAACGGTACTCTGCAGCACCCTGTTAAAGGTGTGCACACTGGGTCACGTGTGTTCATGCAGCCAGCTCACGAAGGTACCGGTATTATTGCCGGTGGTGCAATGCGTGCCGTTCTGGAAGTGGCTGGGGTTCATAACGTTCTGGCTAAAGCCTATGGTTCCACTAACCCAATCAACGTGGTTCGTGCAACTCTGGATGGTCTGACCAACATGAATTCCCCAGAAATGGTCGCTGCCAAGCGTGGCAAATCTGTTGAAGACATTCTGGGGTAA
- the rpmD gene encoding 50S ribosomal protein L30 produces the protein MAKTIKITQTRSSIGRLPKHKATLLGLGLRRINHTVEREDTPAVRGMVNAISYMVKVEE, from the coding sequence ATGGCTAAGACTATTAAAATTACTCAAACCCGTAGTTCGATCGGTCGTTTGCCAAAACACAAGGCAACACTGCTTGGCCTGGGTCTGCGTCGTATTAACCACACCGTAGAGCGTGAAGACACGCCAGCTGTACGCGGTATGGTTAACGCGATTTCATACATGGTTAAAGTGGAGGAGTAA
- the rplO gene encoding 50S ribosomal protein L15, with amino-acid sequence MRLNTLSPADGSKHAPKRLGRGIGSGLGKTGGRGHKGQNSRSGGGVRRGFEGGQMPLYRRLPKFGFTSRKAMVTAEVRLSDLAKVEGGIVDLNTLKAANIIGIQMEFAKVILSGEVSAPVTIRGLRVTKGARAAIEAAGGKIEE; translated from the coding sequence ATGCGTTTAAATACTCTGTCTCCGGCCGACGGCTCCAAGCACGCTCCTAAACGTCTGGGTCGTGGTATTGGTTCTGGTCTCGGCAAAACCGGCGGTCGCGGTCACAAAGGTCAGAACTCACGTTCTGGCGGTGGCGTACGTCGTGGTTTTGAAGGCGGCCAGATGCCTCTGTACCGTCGTCTGCCGAAATTCGGTTTCACCTCTCGCAAAGCAATGGTCACCGCAGAAGTTCGTCTGTCTGACCTGGCGAAAGTTGAAGGCGGTATCGTCGACCTGAACACGCTGAAAGCGGCAAACATTATCGGTATTCAGATGGAGTTCGCGAAAGTGATCCTGTCTGGCGAAGTTTCTGCACCGGTAACGATTCGCGGTCTGCGTGTAACTAAAGGCGCTCGTGCTGCAATCGAAGCTGCTGGCGGTAAAATTGAGGAATAA
- the secY gene encoding preprotein translocase subunit SecY: protein MAKQPGLDFQSAKGGFGELKRRLLFVIGALIVFRIGSFIPIPGIDATVLAKLLEQQRGTIIEMFNMFSGGALSRASIFALGIMPYISASIIIQLLTVVHPALAEIKKEGEAGRRKISQYTRYGTLVLGIFQAVGIATGLPNMPGMQGLVLNPGFAFYFTAVVSLVTGTMFLMWLGEQITERGIGNGISIIIFAGIVAGLPPAIGHTIEQARQGDLHFLLLLLVAVLVFAVTFFVVFVERGQRRIVVNYAKRQQGRRVYAAQSTHLPLKVNMAGVIPAIFASSIILFPATIASWFGGGTGWNWLTTISMSLQPGQPLYVLLYATAIIFFCFFYTALVFNPRETADNLKKSGAFVPGIRPGEQTAKYIDKVMTRLTLIGALYITFICLIPEFMRDAMKVPFYFGGTSLLIVVVVIMDFMAQVQTLMMSSQYESALKKANLKGYGR from the coding sequence ATGGCTAAGCAACCGGGATTAGATTTTCAAAGTGCCAAGGGTGGTTTTGGCGAACTAAAACGCAGACTTCTGTTTGTTATTGGTGCGCTAATTGTCTTCCGCATTGGTTCTTTTATTCCGATCCCTGGTATCGATGCCACTGTACTTGCCAAACTGCTTGAGCAACAGCGCGGCACCATCATTGAGATGTTTAACATGTTCTCTGGTGGTGCTCTGAGCCGTGCTTCTATCTTTGCTCTGGGTATTATGCCGTATATTTCGGCATCTATTATTATCCAGCTGCTGACGGTGGTTCATCCAGCGTTAGCTGAAATCAAGAAAGAAGGGGAGGCTGGCCGTCGTAAGATTAGCCAGTACACCCGTTACGGTACTCTGGTATTAGGTATATTCCAGGCGGTCGGTATTGCTACCGGCTTGCCGAATATGCCAGGAATGCAGGGCTTGGTGTTAAACCCAGGTTTTGCTTTCTACTTTACCGCTGTTGTTAGTCTGGTCACCGGAACAATGTTCCTGATGTGGCTGGGCGAGCAGATAACTGAACGAGGCATCGGTAACGGTATCTCAATCATTATCTTCGCTGGTATTGTTGCGGGTCTGCCGCCGGCCATTGGCCATACCATCGAGCAAGCGCGGCAAGGCGACCTGCACTTCCTCCTGTTGCTGTTGGTTGCAGTTTTAGTATTTGCAGTGACCTTCTTCGTTGTTTTCGTTGAGCGTGGTCAACGCCGCATTGTGGTGAACTATGCGAAACGTCAGCAAGGCCGTCGTGTCTATGCTGCGCAGAGCACACATTTACCGTTGAAAGTTAATATGGCTGGTGTAATACCTGCTATCTTTGCTTCCAGCATTATCTTGTTCCCGGCAACCATCGCGTCATGGTTCGGGGGCGGAACTGGCTGGAACTGGCTGACGACTATTTCGATGTCATTACAGCCCGGTCAACCGCTTTATGTGCTACTCTATGCGACTGCAATCATCTTCTTCTGTTTCTTCTACACAGCGTTGGTTTTCAACCCTCGTGAAACAGCAGATAACCTGAAGAAGTCTGGTGCATTTGTACCAGGTATTCGTCCGGGAGAACAGACGGCGAAGTATATCGATAAAGTAATGACACGCCTGACATTAATCGGTGCGTTGTATATTACCTTTATCTGCCTGATCCCGGAGTTCATGCGTGATGCGATGAAAGTTCCATTCTACTTCGGCGGTACTTCACTGCTGATCGTAGTCGTTGTCATCATGGACTTTATGGCTCAAGTGCAAACTCTGATGATGTCAAGTCAGTATGAGTCTGCATTGAAGAAAGCAAACCTGAAAGGCTACGGCCGTTAA
- the rpmJ gene encoding 50S ribosomal protein L36, whose translation MKVRASVKKLCRNCKIVRRDGVVRVICSAEPKHKQRQG comes from the coding sequence ATGAAAGTTCGTGCTTCCGTCAAGAAATTATGTCGTAACTGCAAAATCGTTCGTCGCGACGGTGTCGTCCGTGTGATTTGCAGTGCCGAGCCTAAGCATAAACAGCGCCAAGGCTGA
- the rpsM gene encoding 30S ribosomal protein S13, translated as MARIAGINIPDHKHTVIALTAIFGIGKTRSQAICASTGIAENVKISELSEEQIDILRDAVAKFVVEGDLRREVTLSIKRLMDLGCYRGLRHRRGLPVRGQRTKTNARTRKGPRKPIKK; from the coding sequence GTGGCCCGTATAGCAGGCATTAACATTCCTGATCATAAACATACCGTTATCGCATTAACTGCAATCTTCGGTATCGGTAAAACCCGCTCACAGGCTATCTGTGCGTCAACGGGTATTGCTGAGAATGTTAAGATCAGTGAGCTGTCTGAAGAACAAATCGATATTCTGCGTGATGCAGTAGCTAAATTTGTTGTTGAAGGCGATCTGCGTCGTGAAGTCACCCTGAGCATCAAGCGTCTTATGGACCTTGGCTGCTATCGTGGTTTGCGTCATCGTCGTGGTCTTCCAGTACGCGGTCAGCGTACCAAGACTAACGCACGTACCCGTAAGGGTCCGCGTAAACCGATCAAGAAATAA
- the rpsK gene encoding 30S ribosomal protein S11 encodes MAKAPVRARKRVRKQVSDGVAHVHASFNNTIVTITDRQGNALGWATAGGSGFRGSRKSTPFAAQVAAERCAEAVKDYGIKNLEVMVKGPGPGRESTIRALNAAGFRITNITDVTPIPHNGCRPPKKRRV; translated from the coding sequence ATGGCAAAGGCACCAGTTCGTGCACGCAAGCGTGTAAGAAAGCAAGTCTCTGATGGCGTGGCTCATGTCCATGCATCTTTCAACAACACCATCGTAACAATTACCGATCGTCAGGGTAATGCGTTGGGTTGGGCAACAGCCGGTGGTTCCGGTTTCCGTGGTTCTCGTAAGTCTACGCCATTCGCTGCGCAGGTTGCTGCAGAGCGTTGCGCAGAGGCCGTTAAAGATTACGGTATTAAGAACTTGGAAGTTATGGTTAAGGGTCCTGGTCCAGGCCGCGAGTCAACAATTCGTGCCCTGAACGCTGCTGGTTTCCGCATCACTAATATTACTGATGTGACTCCGATCCCTCACAACGGTTGTCGTCCGCCGAAAAAACGTCGCGTATAA
- the rpsD gene encoding 30S ribosomal protein S4, whose product MARYLGPKLKLSRREGTDLFLKSGVRAIDTKCKIEQAPGQHGARKPRLSDYGVQLREKQKVRRTYGVLERQFRNYYKEAARLKGNTGENLLALLEGRLDNVVYRMGFGATRAEARQLVSHKSIMVNGRVVSIASYQVTPNDVVSIREKAKKQSRVKAALELAEQREKPTWLEVDATKMEGIFKRMPERTDLSADINEHLIVELYSK is encoded by the coding sequence ATGGCAAGATATTTGGGTCCTAAGCTCAAGCTGAGCCGTCGTGAAGGTACAGACCTGTTCCTCAAGTCTGGCGTTCGCGCGATTGATACCAAGTGTAAGATTGAACAAGCTCCTGGTCAGCACGGTGCGCGCAAGCCACGTCTGTCTGACTATGGTGTGCAGTTACGTGAAAAGCAAAAAGTTCGTCGTACCTACGGCGTGCTGGAGCGTCAGTTCCGTAACTATTATAAAGAAGCAGCTCGTCTGAAAGGCAACACCGGTGAAAACCTGTTAGCTCTGCTGGAAGGTCGTCTGGATAACGTAGTTTACCGTATGGGCTTTGGCGCCACTCGTGCAGAAGCACGTCAGCTGGTTAGCCACAAATCAATTATGGTAAACGGTCGCGTTGTTAGCATCGCTTCTTATCAGGTAACTCCGAATGACGTTGTTAGCATCCGTGAGAAAGCCAAAAAGCAGTCTCGCGTGAAAGCCGCTCTGGAGCTGGCTGAACAGCGTGAAAAGCCAACCTGGCTGGAAGTTGATGCAACTAAGATGGAAGGTATTTTCAAGCGTATGCCTGAACGTACTGATCTGTCTGCGGACATTAACGAACACCTGATCGTCGAGCTTTACTCCAAGTAA
- a CDS encoding DNA-directed RNA polymerase subunit alpha, producing the protein MQGSVTEFLKPRLVDIEQVSSTHAKVTLEPLERGFGHTLGNALRRILLSSMPGCAVTEVEIDGVLHEYSTKEGVQEDILEILLNLKGLAVRVQGKDEVILTLNKSGIGPVTAADITHDGDVEIVKPQHVICHLTDENAAISMRIKVQRGRGYVPASARIHSEEDERPIGRLLVDACYSPVERIAYNVEAARVEQRTDLDKLVIEMETNGTIDPEEAIRRAATILAEQLEAFVDLRDVRQPEVKEEKPEFDPILLRPVDDLELTVRSANCLKAEAIHYIGDLVQRTEVELLKTPNLGKKSLTEIKDVLASRGLSLGMRLENWPPASIADE; encoded by the coding sequence ATGCAGGGTTCTGTGACAGAGTTTCTAAAACCGCGCCTGGTAGATATCGAGCAAGTGAGTTCGACGCACGCCAAGGTGACCCTTGAGCCTTTAGAGCGTGGCTTTGGCCATACTCTTGGTAACGCACTGCGCCGTATTCTGCTTTCATCAATGCCGGGTTGCGCGGTGACCGAGGTTGAAATTGATGGTGTACTGCATGAGTACAGCACCAAAGAGGGCGTACAGGAAGATATCCTGGAAATCCTGCTCAACCTAAAAGGTTTGGCGGTAAGAGTTCAGGGCAAAGATGAAGTTATTCTTACTCTGAATAAATCTGGCATTGGCCCTGTGACTGCAGCCGATATCACCCATGATGGGGATGTCGAAATCGTCAAGCCGCAGCACGTGATCTGTCACCTGACCGATGAAAACGCCGCTATTAGCATGCGTATCAAAGTTCAGCGTGGTCGTGGTTATGTGCCGGCTTCTGCCCGAATTCATTCGGAAGAAGATGAGCGCCCAATTGGTCGTCTGTTGGTCGATGCCTGCTACAGCCCTGTAGAGCGAATTGCCTACAATGTTGAAGCAGCGCGTGTAGAACAGCGTACCGATTTGGACAAGCTGGTCATCGAAATGGAAACCAACGGCACTATTGATCCTGAAGAAGCGATCCGCCGTGCGGCTACCATCCTGGCTGAACAACTGGAAGCTTTCGTCGACTTACGTGATGTACGTCAGCCGGAAGTGAAAGAAGAGAAACCAGAATTCGATCCGATCTTGCTGCGCCCTGTTGACGATCTGGAATTGACTGTCCGCTCTGCTAACTGCCTTAAGGCAGAAGCTATCCACTACATCGGTGATCTGGTACAGCGTACCGAGGTTGAGCTGCTTAAAACGCCTAACCTTGGTAAAAAATCTCTTACTGAGATTAAAGATGTGCTGGCTTCTCGTGGTCTGTCTCTGGGCATGCGCCTGGAAAACTGGCCGCCAGCTAGCATCGCTGATGAATAA
- the rplQ gene encoding 50S ribosomal protein L17, translating to MRHRKSGRQLNRNSSHRQAMFRNMAGSLVRHEIIKTTLPKAKELRRVVEPLITLAKTDSVANRRLAFARTRDNEIVAKLFNELGPRFASRAGGYTRILKCGFRAGDNAPMAYIELVDRPEAQAEAAAE from the coding sequence ATGCGCCATCGTAAGAGTGGTCGTCAACTGAACCGCAACAGCAGCCATCGTCAGGCTATGTTCCGCAACATGGCTGGCTCTTTGGTTCGTCACGAGATTATCAAGACGACCCTGCCAAAAGCGAAAGAGCTGCGTCGCGTAGTTGAGCCGCTGATTACTCTTGCCAAGACCGACAGCGTAGCTAATCGTCGTCTGGCATTCGCCCGTACTCGTGATAACGAGATCGTGGCAAAACTGTTTAATGAGCTCGGCCCGCGTTTTGCGAGCCGTGCAGGTGGTTACACTCGCATTCTGAAGTGTGGCTTCCGCGCTGGTGACAACGCTCCGATGGCTTACATCGAGCTGGTTGATCGTCCAGAAGCTCAAGCAGAAGCTGCAGCAGAGTAA
- a CDS encoding DnaJ family domain-containing protein encodes MSLLDQLAEKHILAALRQGELDNLPGSGHPLQLDDDSHVPEELRAGYRILKNSGFLPPELEMRREAIELDELLRTVDPSEERYQQQEKRLRLLEMKLKQAGISTEFLQGDYARQVKHRFSEE; translated from the coding sequence ATGTCTTTGCTTGATCAACTTGCCGAAAAACATATCCTTGCTGCCCTGCGCCAGGGAGAATTAGATAATCTGCCTGGGTCTGGCCATCCTCTACAGTTAGATGATGATAGCCACGTTCCTGAAGAGCTACGCGCTGGCTACCGCATCCTAAAAAACTCGGGTTTTCTGCCACCTGAATTAGAGATGAGGCGTGAAGCAATAGAGCTGGATGAACTATTGCGTACAGTTGATCCTTCTGAAGAGCGATATCAGCAACAGGAAAAACGGCTGCGGTTACTGGAGATGAAGCTGAAGCAGGCAGGGATCAGCACCGAATTTTTGCAAGGTGACTATGCTCGCCAGGTTAAGCACCGGTTTAGTGAGGAGTAA
- the zntR gene encoding Zn(2+)-responsive transcriptional regulator — translation MYRIGQLAKLADVTPDTIRFYEKQQMMDHEVRTEGGFRLYSDSDLQRLKFIRHGRKLGFTLEAIRELLSIRVDPEHHTCQESKTIVQKRLSEVEAMLDELQHMQQSLKRLNDACCGTSHSSVYCSILEALEKGAVATIDKTTD, via the coding sequence ATGTATCGTATTGGACAACTGGCTAAACTGGCCGACGTTACGCCAGACACCATTCGTTTCTATGAAAAACAGCAGATGATGGATCATGAAGTTCGTACCGAAGGAGGTTTTCGGTTATACAGTGATAGCGATCTTCAGCGGCTGAAATTTATTCGTCACGGGCGGAAATTGGGCTTTACCCTTGAAGCAATTCGCGAGCTGCTCTCTATTCGTGTTGATCCCGAGCATCATACTTGTCAGGAATCGAAAACTATCGTTCAAAAACGGTTGAGTGAGGTTGAAGCGATGCTTGATGAGTTACAGCATATGCAGCAATCGTTGAAGAGATTAAATGATGCCTGTTGCGGCACGTCACATAGCAGCGTGTATTGTTCAATCCTTGAGGCATTAGAGAAGGGGGCAGTCGCTACGATTGATAAAACCACTGATTGA
- a CDS encoding alternative ribosome-rescue factor A, with protein MTVYQHKKGTIRENALEALLHDPLFKTRIEANHKGKGSYRRKDKHAKKGNWEASGQSANRVLTTGFLFFQA; from the coding sequence ATGACTGTGTACCAGCATAAAAAAGGCACTATCCGTGAAAATGCTCTTGAGGCATTGTTACATGACCCGCTGTTTAAAACGCGCATTGAAGCCAATCATAAAGGCAAAGGCAGCTACCGTCGTAAAGATAAACATGCTAAGAAAGGTAACTGGGAGGCCAGTGGTCAGAGCGCTAACCGCGTATTGACCACTGGCTTTCTGTTTTTTCAGGCATAA